The genomic region GCTGTTTCTCCAGGAACTCCGCGAGCCGGAACAGGATCTGGTCCAGCGCACCGCTGGCCTCGCCGGCTCTGACCATGTGGACGTAAATCTGGGAAAACTCCCGTGGATAGCGTTCGAGCGCGACGCTGTAGGATTTGCCGCCGCGGATTTCCTCGCGAATGTCGGCCAGAATCGATTTGACGGATTTCTTGTCGGTTTGTTCGAGGAGCACGCCGAGGGCATCGACGAGAGGCAGGCCTGCCACCAACAGCGTGGCCAGCTGCCGCGTCATCATGGCGATGTCGCCCTGACCCAGTGCGGATCGGCCGCTTATTGCGGGCGGGCCCGCGGATGGCCGGGAGGCCGCTGCGGGCGATTGCCCGGCGTTGCCCTGCTCCAGCATTTCAGTGGGGAAGACGCCGTCTTTCCTGAGTTTGAGCCGGGCGACTTTTGGACTTTCGGCGTCGATGATGCCGGTGGCCGAGCCCCCGTCCTGTTTGAATCCCCGGTACTGATAGACCGGCATTACACTTCCACTTCCTGCTGCGTCATGCGCAACACTTCTTCGGTGGTAGTAATGCCTTGAAAGATCCGGTCCGCGGCTTCGTCCTTGAGCAGGACCATGCCCTTCGCGAGCGAGGCTTGCCGGATCGCCGCAGCGTCCGCCTTGCTGCCGATGAGACGGCGAACGTCATCGTCCATCACCAGCAGTTCGTGGATGCCGGTCCGGCCGCGGTAGCCCGTCTGCGAACAGGCGGGACAACCGCTGCCTCGGAAGAACGTCGGCCGCTTTTTCCCCGGAACCACCCCGAGGCGGATGAGCTCTTCGTCGTCCGGTTCGTAGGACTTCTTGCAGTCAGGGCAGATCTTGCGGATCAATCGCTGAGCCAGCACGGCCACCACCGACGACGCCACCAAAAACGGCTCGATGCCCATGTCGATCAGGCGGGTGGCGGCGCTGGCTGCGTCGTTGGTATGGAGCGTGGAAAAGACGAGGTGGCCCGTCAAGGACGCATGAATGGCGATTTCCGCCGTCTCACGGTCCCGGATTTCCCCGATCATGATCACGTCGGGGTCCTGCCGCAGGATGGATCGGAGTCCGGCGGCGAACGTCAGATTGATCTTCGGGTTGACCTGCATCTGTCCGATGCCGACGAGCTGATACTCCACCGGATCCTCGACCGTGATGATGTTCTTGTCCGGCGCGTTGATTTCACTCAAAGCGGCATAGAGCGTGGTGGTCTTGCCGCTGCCTGTCGGCCCGGTGACGAGGATGATGCCGTGCGTCAGTTGAATAAGTTGTTGAATGGTGCGGAGCCGTTCCTGAGAAAATCCCATTTCGGAGAGATTCAGGAGACGATTCTCTTTTTCCAACAACCGCAGCACGACCCGCTCGCCGTGCGACGTCGGGAGGACCGAGACGCGCAGATCGATGTCCTTGCCCGATGTGCGGATGGCGAACCGCCCGTCCTGGGGCAGCCGCTTTTCGGCGATGTTCAGTCCGGCCATGATCTTGAGCCGCGCGATAATGCTCGACTGGAGATGTTTCGGGGGGGTCAGGACCGGATAGAGCACGCCGTCGATTCGGTAACGGACGACCAAGCCGCGCTCAAAGGATTCGAAGTGAATGTCGCTCGCTCGCTGTCGTGCCGCCTGGAAGAGCACCGAATTGACCAGACGGATGATCGGTGCCTCATCGGTGGCATCGAGGAGGTCCTTTGGCTCGTCGAGCGCGTGGGCGAGCTGATCCAAATTTTCGTTGGCGGCCATGTCCTCCATGACCTGCTCGGCGCCGGTCGGACTGGCGATTTCGTCATAGACGCGGTTGAGGCATCCCATCAGAGCGATGGCGGTGGTCAGCACCGGTTTGACCGGCCGGCCCAAAAGGAGGCGCAAATCGTCGAGGGCCGCGGTCTCCAGCGGATC from Nitrospira japonica harbors:
- the gspE gene encoding type II secretion system ATPase GspE, yielding MTYSDSNGPPLLGSILEGKFGVPESKLLEALNLQQTKGGRLGELLIRLRAIEEDQLLQALALQFGLPWLPHLDTTQIEHDWIKKVPIHFARRYRVLPIKAEEGAILVATTDPLETAALDDLRLLLGRPVKPVLTTAIALMGCLNRVYDEIASPTGAEQVMEDMAANENLDQLAHALDEPKDLLDATDEAPIIRLVNSVLFQAARQRASDIHFESFERGLVVRYRIDGVLYPVLTPPKHLQSSIIARLKIMAGLNIAEKRLPQDGRFAIRTSGKDIDLRVSVLPTSHGERVVLRLLEKENRLLNLSEMGFSQERLRTIQQLIQLTHGIILVTGPTGSGKTTTLYAALSEINAPDKNIITVEDPVEYQLVGIGQMQVNPKINLTFAAGLRSILRQDPDVIMIGEIRDRETAEIAIHASLTGHLVFSTLHTNDAASAATRLIDMGIEPFLVASSVVAVLAQRLIRKICPDCKKSYEPDDEELIRLGVVPGKKRPTFFRGSGCPACSQTGYRGRTGIHELLVMDDDVRRLIGSKADAAAIRQASLAKGMVLLKDEAADRIFQGITTTEEVLRMTQQEVEV